From a single Phalacrocorax aristotelis chromosome 1, bGulAri2.1, whole genome shotgun sequence genomic region:
- the LOC142053153 gene encoding secreted frizzled-related protein 2-like has translation MFWTAKILVLALSSFLRVTTGFDIGLSTKCVVIPKEMDMCHKIGYSEMRLPNLMGHTSMAEVILKSTSWQHLAHTDCHPHVRTFLCSLFAPVCLDTFIHPCRSMCVAVHESCAPVLACHGHPWPDSLDCDRFPADEDMCLASLTKEYKYLHKVLPKPACQACPAVEEFFTHKRVLEVFCDNNFAVKVKLSKKRTVFGDKEYNIECQVEFITQGSLLPYETQSMIQQWLLINENCTQRMTPTHHPMVYLLVGNIEEGIILVNQVYRWQRRDSQLTLATQKWRYHKCL, from the exons ATGTTCtggactgcaaaaatacttGTTCTTGCTCTGAGCAGTTTCCTAAGAGTGACAACAGGCTTTGACATTGGATTATCCACGAAATGTGTAGTGATACCCAAGGAGATGGACATGTGCCACAAGATTGGGTACTCCGAAATGAGGCTTCCCAACCTGATGGGACACACAAGCATGGCAGAGGTTATCCTAAAATCCACCAGCTGGCAGCACCTTGCGCACACAGACTGTCACCCTCACGTGAGGACATTCCTGTGCTCCCTCTTTGCACCCGTCTGTTTAGATAC GTTTATCCATCCCTGTAGGAGTATGTGTGTTGCCGTCCATGAGAGCTGCGCCCCAGTGCTCGCCTGCCACGGACACCCCTGGCCTGACAGTCTGGACTGTGATCGATTCCCTGCGGATGAGGACATGTGCCTGGCATCTCTTACAAAGGAATACAAATACTTGCACAAAG TCCTACCAAAGCCTGCCTGCCAGGCCTGCCCAGCAGTGGAGGAATTCTTCACACACAAAAGAGTTCTCGAAGTTTTCTGTGACAATAACTTTG cagTGAAAGTAAAGCTGTCCAAAAAGAGAACAGTATTTGGTGACAAAGAGTATAACATTGAATGCCAAGTGGAATTCATTACCCAGGGGTCACTCTTGCCATATGAAACTCAGAGTATGATACAACAGTGGCTGCTTATCAATGAAAACTGTACACAGAGGATGACTCCAACCCATCATCCCATGGTGTACCTCCTTGTGGGCAATATTGAAGAAGGCATCATTTTAGTAAATCAGGTTTATCGTTGGCAAAGGAGGGACTCCCAGCTGACTTTGGCCACCCAGAAGTGGAGATACCATAAATGCTTGTAA
- the HDAC10 gene encoding polyamine deacetylase HDAC10 isoform X1: MASGTALIYDEEMTTHRLLWSDPDCAIEVPERLSSSYEQLKSYHLVERCVLVPAREGSEEEILLVHSSEHLEVAKSTQTMNEEELRRVSGNYDAFFFHPNTYRCARLAVGATLQLVDAVMSGKVCNGMALVRPPGHHSQRNAANGFCLFNNVAIAAEYAKLKYGLQRILIVDWDVHHGQGTQYIFEEDPSVLYFSWHRYEHQEFWPSLKESDYDAVGLGKGKGFNINLPWNKIGMGNSDYLAAFFHVLLPMAFEFDPELVLVSSGYDSGIGDPEGQMNATPEVFAHLTHFLMQLANGKLCVILEGGYHLKSLSESVCMTVKTLLGDPVPQITGEMAPCLSAVESIQNVRAVHKPYWKWLMYEDTSFLQNLSTKSHLLKKANTNPSTEQESKMTNNDEIAKVERFLELHMKNILFPVPPIKTATTTDSKGSANLVPVPLHLVKEMDKTEIKALVSGFYADLVKEDEMCLSLGRMLPILDKILKKEVCNGIVESPRAAVSVAVALRHSVRFGFQRVLCIFVGDMQIIPNTEDGKILMLHICEKEQSGKTSSKHYISLNWKEDAEGNDFFPAVLGFILPVAYSYQPNLTVIAVGPNRSLGTSEISLLFALLQGLAESRIFAVMEDTEINLMQSIAKALAGAFTPHFGVYVPPTQEKVNKIKILRDQFQQEWKMLQCSVRYGISRN, from the exons ATGGCGTCAGGAACAGCACTGATTTACGATGAGGAGATGACCACTCATAGACTACTTTGGAGCGA TCCTGATTGTGCTATTGAAGTGCCAGAAAGACTGTCATCATCCTATGAGCAGCTTAAATCTTACCATCTTGTGGAAAGATGTGTCCTTGTGCCTGCCCGAGAAGGAAGTGAGGAGGAGATCCTGTTGGTTCACAG TTCAGAACACTTGGAAGTGGCAAAAAGCACCCAGACAATGAATGAAGAGGAACTGAGAAGAGTCTCTGGAAATTatgatgcttttttctttcatccg AACACTTATCGCTGTGCCAGACTAGCAGTAGGAGCAACTTTGCAGCTGGTGGATGCTGTGATGTCAGGAAAAGTGTGCAATGGAATGGCATTGGTAAG ACCTCCAGGTCACCACAGTCAGAGAAATGCAGCTAATGGGTTCTGTTTATTCAACAACGTTGCTATTGCAGCAGAATATGCAAAACTGAAGTACGGTCTACAGAG AATCCTAATTGTTGACTGGGATGTGCACCATGGGCAAGGAACTCAATACATATTTGAAGAGGATCCAAG tgttttgtatttttcctggCATCGCTATGAACATCAGGAATTCTGGCCATCACTCAAAGAATCTGATTATGATGCTGTGGgtctgggaaaaggaaaaggttttaaCATAAATTTGCCTTGGAATAAG ATTGGGATGGGAAATTCAGATTATCTTGCTGCATTTTTCCATGTGTTGCTTCCAATGGCTTTTGAG TTTGATCCTGAACTGGTTCTTGTCTCCTCTGGATACGATTCTGGAATTGGAGACCCCGAA GGTCAGATGAATGCCACTCCTGAGGTTTTTGCCCACCTTACCCATTTCCTGATGCAGTTAGCTAACGGAAAGCTATGTGTCATCCTCGAG ggTGGATACCACTTAAAGTCATTGTCTGAATCAGTCTGCATGACTGTAAAAACTTTGCTTGGAGATCCTGTACCTCAAATAACTGGAGAAATGGCACCTTGCCTAAG TGCTGTTGAATCTATTCAAAATGTGAGAGCAGTACATAAACCCTACTGGAAATGGTTGATGTATGAAG acacGTCATTTTTACAAAATTTGAGCACCAAATCACACCTACTAAAGAAGGCTAATACAAATCCCTCCACAGAACAAGAATCGAAGATGACTAACAATGATGAAATTGCCAAAGTAGAAAGGTTTTTGGAActgcacatgaaaaatattctatttcCAGTGCCTCCCATCAAAACAGCAACGACAACTGACTCTAAAGGTTCAGCAAATCTGGTCCCTGTACCCCTTCATTTGGTGAAGGAAATggacaaaactgaaataaaagctcTTGTCAG tggCTTTTATGCAGACCTTGTGAAAGAGGACGAAATGTGTCTATCTCTTGGCAGGATGCTGCCCATCCTAGATAAAATACTTAAGAAGGAG GTATGCAATGGAATTGTAGAATcacccagagctgctgtttctgttgctgttgCACTAAGACATTCTGTTCGTTTTGGATTTCAAAG agtGCTTTGTATATTTGTTGGAGACATGCAAATTATACCGAACACAGAAGATGG aaaaatactcATGCTGCATATTTGTGAGAAAGAACAGTCTGGAAAGACCAGCTCCAAACACTATATTTCTCTAAACTGGAAAGAG GATGCTGAAGGAAATGACTTCTTTCCTGCTGTACTTGGATTCATTCTTCCTGTAGCATACAGTTATCAACCTAACTTGACAGTAATAGCTGTTGGACCAAACAGGAGCCTTGGAACAAGTgaaatttctctgctttttgctttattacAAGGATTAGCCGAGTCCCGAATTTTTGCAGTGATGGAG GACACAGAGATAAATTTAATGCAAAGCATAGCCAAAGCATTAGCGGGTGCTTTTACACCTCACTTTGGAGTTTATGTACCTCCTActcaagaaaaagtaaataaaataaaaatattaagagacCAGTTTCAGCAGGAATGGAAAATGCTTCAGTGTTCAG tgaggtATGGGATTTCAAGAAATTGA
- the HDAC10 gene encoding polyamine deacetylase HDAC10 isoform X2, whose amino-acid sequence MASGTALIYDEEMTTHRLLWSDPDCAIEVPERLSSSYEQLKSYHLVERCVLVPAREGSEEEILLVHSSEHLEVAKSTQTMNEEELRRVSGNYDAFFFHPNTYRCARLAVGATLQLVDAVMSGKVCNGMALVRPPGHHSQRNAANGFCLFNNVAIAAEYAKLKYGLQRILIVDWDVHHGQGTQYIFEEDPSVLYFSWHRYEHQEFWPSLKESDYDAVGLGKGKGFNINLPWNKIGMGNSDYLAAFFHVLLPMAFEFDPELVLVSSGYDSGIGDPEGQMNATPEVFAHLTHFLMQLANGKLCVILEGGYHLKSLSESVCMTVKTLLGDPVPQITGEMAPCLSAVESIQNVRAVHKPYWKWLMYEDTSFLQNLSTKSHLLKKANTNPSTEQESKMTNNDEIAKVERFLELHMKNILFPVPPIKTATTTDSKGSANLVPVPLHLVKEMDKTEIKALVSGFYADLVKEDEMCLSLGRMLPILDKILKKEVCNGIVESPRAAVSVAVALRHSVRFGFQRVLCIFVGDMQIIPNTEDGKILMLHICEKEQSGKTSSKHYISLNWKEDTEINLMQSIAKALAGAFTPHFGVYVPPTQEKVNKIKILRDQFQQEWKMLQCSVRYGISRN is encoded by the exons ATGGCGTCAGGAACAGCACTGATTTACGATGAGGAGATGACCACTCATAGACTACTTTGGAGCGA TCCTGATTGTGCTATTGAAGTGCCAGAAAGACTGTCATCATCCTATGAGCAGCTTAAATCTTACCATCTTGTGGAAAGATGTGTCCTTGTGCCTGCCCGAGAAGGAAGTGAGGAGGAGATCCTGTTGGTTCACAG TTCAGAACACTTGGAAGTGGCAAAAAGCACCCAGACAATGAATGAAGAGGAACTGAGAAGAGTCTCTGGAAATTatgatgcttttttctttcatccg AACACTTATCGCTGTGCCAGACTAGCAGTAGGAGCAACTTTGCAGCTGGTGGATGCTGTGATGTCAGGAAAAGTGTGCAATGGAATGGCATTGGTAAG ACCTCCAGGTCACCACAGTCAGAGAAATGCAGCTAATGGGTTCTGTTTATTCAACAACGTTGCTATTGCAGCAGAATATGCAAAACTGAAGTACGGTCTACAGAG AATCCTAATTGTTGACTGGGATGTGCACCATGGGCAAGGAACTCAATACATATTTGAAGAGGATCCAAG tgttttgtatttttcctggCATCGCTATGAACATCAGGAATTCTGGCCATCACTCAAAGAATCTGATTATGATGCTGTGGgtctgggaaaaggaaaaggttttaaCATAAATTTGCCTTGGAATAAG ATTGGGATGGGAAATTCAGATTATCTTGCTGCATTTTTCCATGTGTTGCTTCCAATGGCTTTTGAG TTTGATCCTGAACTGGTTCTTGTCTCCTCTGGATACGATTCTGGAATTGGAGACCCCGAA GGTCAGATGAATGCCACTCCTGAGGTTTTTGCCCACCTTACCCATTTCCTGATGCAGTTAGCTAACGGAAAGCTATGTGTCATCCTCGAG ggTGGATACCACTTAAAGTCATTGTCTGAATCAGTCTGCATGACTGTAAAAACTTTGCTTGGAGATCCTGTACCTCAAATAACTGGAGAAATGGCACCTTGCCTAAG TGCTGTTGAATCTATTCAAAATGTGAGAGCAGTACATAAACCCTACTGGAAATGGTTGATGTATGAAG acacGTCATTTTTACAAAATTTGAGCACCAAATCACACCTACTAAAGAAGGCTAATACAAATCCCTCCACAGAACAAGAATCGAAGATGACTAACAATGATGAAATTGCCAAAGTAGAAAGGTTTTTGGAActgcacatgaaaaatattctatttcCAGTGCCTCCCATCAAAACAGCAACGACAACTGACTCTAAAGGTTCAGCAAATCTGGTCCCTGTACCCCTTCATTTGGTGAAGGAAATggacaaaactgaaataaaagctcTTGTCAG tggCTTTTATGCAGACCTTGTGAAAGAGGACGAAATGTGTCTATCTCTTGGCAGGATGCTGCCCATCCTAGATAAAATACTTAAGAAGGAG GTATGCAATGGAATTGTAGAATcacccagagctgctgtttctgttgctgttgCACTAAGACATTCTGTTCGTTTTGGATTTCAAAG agtGCTTTGTATATTTGTTGGAGACATGCAAATTATACCGAACACAGAAGATGG aaaaatactcATGCTGCATATTTGTGAGAAAGAACAGTCTGGAAAGACCAGCTCCAAACACTATATTTCTCTAAACTGGAAAGAG GACACAGAGATAAATTTAATGCAAAGCATAGCCAAAGCATTAGCGGGTGCTTTTACACCTCACTTTGGAGTTTATGTACCTCCTActcaagaaaaagtaaataaaataaaaatattaagagacCAGTTTCAGCAGGAATGGAAAATGCTTCAGTGTTCAG tgaggtATGGGATTTCAAGAAATTGA
- the HDAC10 gene encoding polyamine deacetylase HDAC10 isoform X3 has product MMLFSFIRCNTYRCARLAVGATLQLVDAVMSGKVCNGMALVRPPGHHSQRNAANGFCLFNNVAIAAEYAKLKYGLQRILIVDWDVHHGQGTQYIFEEDPSVLYFSWHRYEHQEFWPSLKESDYDAVGLGKGKGFNINLPWNKIGMGNSDYLAAFFHVLLPMAFEFDPELVLVSSGYDSGIGDPEGQMNATPEVFAHLTHFLMQLANGKLCVILEGGYHLKSLSESVCMTVKTLLGDPVPQITGEMAPCLSAVESIQNVRAVHKPYWKWLMYEDTSFLQNLSTKSHLLKKANTNPSTEQESKMTNNDEIAKVERFLELHMKNILFPVPPIKTATTTDSKGSANLVPVPLHLVKEMDKTEIKALVSGFYADLVKEDEMCLSLGRMLPILDKILKKEVCNGIVESPRAAVSVAVALRHSVRFGFQRVLCIFVGDMQIIPNTEDGKILMLHICEKEQSGKTSSKHYISLNWKEDAEGNDFFPAVLGFILPVAYSYQPNLTVIAVGPNRSLGTSEISLLFALLQGLAESRIFAVMEDTEINLMQSIAKALAGAFTPHFGVYVPPTQEKVNKIKILRDQFQQEWKMLQCSVRYGISRN; this is encoded by the exons atgatgcttttttctttcatccgGTGT AACACTTATCGCTGTGCCAGACTAGCAGTAGGAGCAACTTTGCAGCTGGTGGATGCTGTGATGTCAGGAAAAGTGTGCAATGGAATGGCATTGGTAAG ACCTCCAGGTCACCACAGTCAGAGAAATGCAGCTAATGGGTTCTGTTTATTCAACAACGTTGCTATTGCAGCAGAATATGCAAAACTGAAGTACGGTCTACAGAG AATCCTAATTGTTGACTGGGATGTGCACCATGGGCAAGGAACTCAATACATATTTGAAGAGGATCCAAG tgttttgtatttttcctggCATCGCTATGAACATCAGGAATTCTGGCCATCACTCAAAGAATCTGATTATGATGCTGTGGgtctgggaaaaggaaaaggttttaaCATAAATTTGCCTTGGAATAAG ATTGGGATGGGAAATTCAGATTATCTTGCTGCATTTTTCCATGTGTTGCTTCCAATGGCTTTTGAG TTTGATCCTGAACTGGTTCTTGTCTCCTCTGGATACGATTCTGGAATTGGAGACCCCGAA GGTCAGATGAATGCCACTCCTGAGGTTTTTGCCCACCTTACCCATTTCCTGATGCAGTTAGCTAACGGAAAGCTATGTGTCATCCTCGAG ggTGGATACCACTTAAAGTCATTGTCTGAATCAGTCTGCATGACTGTAAAAACTTTGCTTGGAGATCCTGTACCTCAAATAACTGGAGAAATGGCACCTTGCCTAAG TGCTGTTGAATCTATTCAAAATGTGAGAGCAGTACATAAACCCTACTGGAAATGGTTGATGTATGAAG acacGTCATTTTTACAAAATTTGAGCACCAAATCACACCTACTAAAGAAGGCTAATACAAATCCCTCCACAGAACAAGAATCGAAGATGACTAACAATGATGAAATTGCCAAAGTAGAAAGGTTTTTGGAActgcacatgaaaaatattctatttcCAGTGCCTCCCATCAAAACAGCAACGACAACTGACTCTAAAGGTTCAGCAAATCTGGTCCCTGTACCCCTTCATTTGGTGAAGGAAATggacaaaactgaaataaaagctcTTGTCAG tggCTTTTATGCAGACCTTGTGAAAGAGGACGAAATGTGTCTATCTCTTGGCAGGATGCTGCCCATCCTAGATAAAATACTTAAGAAGGAG GTATGCAATGGAATTGTAGAATcacccagagctgctgtttctgttgctgttgCACTAAGACATTCTGTTCGTTTTGGATTTCAAAG agtGCTTTGTATATTTGTTGGAGACATGCAAATTATACCGAACACAGAAGATGG aaaaatactcATGCTGCATATTTGTGAGAAAGAACAGTCTGGAAAGACCAGCTCCAAACACTATATTTCTCTAAACTGGAAAGAG GATGCTGAAGGAAATGACTTCTTTCCTGCTGTACTTGGATTCATTCTTCCTGTAGCATACAGTTATCAACCTAACTTGACAGTAATAGCTGTTGGACCAAACAGGAGCCTTGGAACAAGTgaaatttctctgctttttgctttattacAAGGATTAGCCGAGTCCCGAATTTTTGCAGTGATGGAG GACACAGAGATAAATTTAATGCAAAGCATAGCCAAAGCATTAGCGGGTGCTTTTACACCTCACTTTGGAGTTTATGTACCTCCTActcaagaaaaagtaaataaaataaaaatattaagagacCAGTTTCAGCAGGAATGGAAAATGCTTCAGTGTTCAG tgaggtATGGGATTTCAAGAAATTGA